Proteins from one Geomonas agri genomic window:
- a CDS encoding type IV pilus twitching motility protein PilT, giving the protein MQLNEILGIAMKAKGSDIHLKAGLPPIVRIDGSLRAIPNAERLSSEAVRNMAFSIMNDRQKRIFEENYEVDLSYGVPGLGRFRVNAFAQRGTVAMVLRTIPIAIPTLETLNLPPVLKKLALEQRGLILVTGTTGSGKSTTLASLIDYINEHRTCNIITIEDPVEYLHKDKKSLISQREVGFDTLTFGKALTSALRQDPDVILVGEMRDYETIETALTAAETGHLVLSTLHTLDAAETVNRVISVFPPFHQRQVRMQLAGILRGVVSQRLVPRIDGKGRVPAVEVMIGTARIRDCIDDKEKTKQIPEAIAQGHTTYGMQTFDQSLMQLLGRKLITYEEALRQSSNPDDFALKVSGISSTSDSSWDNFTEEPEAPAQEGGADLVIEKY; this is encoded by the coding sequence ATGCAACTTAACGAGATCCTCGGCATAGCCATGAAGGCGAAGGGGTCGGATATCCACCTGAAGGCGGGGCTCCCCCCCATCGTCAGGATCGACGGCTCCCTGCGCGCCATTCCCAACGCGGAACGGCTCTCCAGCGAAGCGGTCAGGAACATGGCCTTCTCCATCATGAACGACCGCCAGAAACGGATCTTCGAGGAAAACTACGAGGTCGACCTCTCCTACGGTGTCCCGGGTCTCGGGCGCTTCCGCGTCAACGCCTTCGCCCAGCGCGGGACGGTCGCCATGGTGCTGCGCACCATCCCGATCGCCATCCCGACCCTGGAGACGCTGAACCTGCCGCCGGTCCTCAAAAAACTGGCGCTGGAGCAGCGCGGCCTGATCCTGGTCACCGGCACCACCGGTTCCGGCAAGTCCACGACGCTGGCCTCCCTCATCGACTACATCAACGAACACAGGACCTGCAACATCATCACCATCGAGGACCCTGTCGAGTACCTGCACAAGGACAAGAAGAGCCTGATCAGCCAGCGCGAGGTGGGCTTCGACACGCTCACTTTCGGCAAGGCGCTCACCTCGGCGCTGCGCCAGGACCCGGACGTCATCCTGGTAGGCGAGATGCGCGACTACGAGACCATCGAGACCGCCCTCACCGCCGCGGAGACCGGTCACCTGGTCCTTTCCACCCTGCACACCCTGGACGCCGCCGAAACCGTGAACAGGGTGATCTCCGTCTTCCCCCCGTTCCATCAGAGGCAGGTCAGAATGCAGCTGGCCGGCATCCTGAGAGGGGTCGTTTCGCAGCGTCTGGTGCCGCGCATCGATGGCAAGGGGCGCGTTCCTGCGGTCGAAGTCATGATCGGCACCGCGCGCATCAGGGACTGCATCGACGACAAGGAAAAGACCAAGCAGATCCCGGAGGCCATCGCCCAGGGGCACACCACCTACGGGATGCAGACCTTCGACCAGTCGCTCATGCAGCTTCTGGGCAGGAAGCTGATCACCTACGAAGAGGCCCTGCGCCAATCCAGCAACCCCGACGACTTCGCACTCAAGGTTTCCGGCATCTCCTCAACATCGGATTCCAGCTGGGACAACTTCACCGAGGAACCGGAAGCGCCAGCCCAGGAAGGCGGGGCGGACCTGGTTATCGAGAAGTACTAG
- a CDS encoding regulatory protein RecX produces MQRGTALECSLRVLTLRDHSEGELRKKLSGKGYEESDIEAAVGRMKELGYLDDLRFARSFASSALRNGKGVGPRLKLELSRRGVASSIVSQVLDELAQEYSEAELLAQVMERRYPGFDAATASDKEKRRIVGYLQRKGFSLGAIFRELKAHED; encoded by the coding sequence GTGCAGCGCGGGACCGCCCTAGAGTGCAGTCTGCGGGTGCTCACCCTGCGCGACCACTCTGAAGGGGAACTGAGGAAGAAGCTTTCCGGCAAGGGATACGAGGAAAGCGACATCGAGGCGGCGGTCGGACGGATGAAGGAGCTTGGCTATCTCGACGACCTGCGCTTCGCCCGCAGCTTCGCTTCTTCAGCGCTCAGAAACGGTAAGGGAGTCGGACCGAGGCTGAAGCTGGAGCTGTCCCGGCGCGGCGTGGCCAGTTCGATCGTGAGCCAGGTACTGGACGAGTTGGCCCAGGAGTACAGCGAGGCGGAGCTCCTGGCGCAGGTGATGGAGCGCCGCTACCCCGGCTTCGACGCTGCCACGGCTTCCGACAAGGAGAAGCGGCGCATCGTCGGCTACCTGCAGAGGAAGGGGTTCTCGCTGGGCGCCATCTTCAGGGAGTTGAAGGCACACGAGGATTAG
- the alaS gene encoding alanine--tRNA ligase — protein sequence MTGKEIRAQFFNFFQKKGHTLVESSNLIPKNDPTLLFTNAGMNQFKDVFLGLEKRDYNRAVSSQKCVRAGGKHNDLENVGRTARHHTFFEMLGNFSFGDYFKKEAIAFAWEFLTVELGLSKDRLYVTVYNDDDEAADIWHTQEGVPRERIYRFGEKDNFWAMGDTGPCGPCSEIFWDNGPGTGCGSPDCAVGCDCDRYMEIWNNVFMQFNRDKDGTLTPLPKPSVDTGMGLERISAVMQGVTSNYDTDLIQGIIRHIEGICGKKYRADEKDDVSMRVIADHSRATTFLICDGVLPSNEGRGYVLRRIMRRAARHAKMLGVSEPMLYKVVDAVNMMMGDAYPELLEREHYVKKVIKAEEERFIETLDRGLAILNEETAALKAKGDTVLSGEVIFKLYDTFGFPVDLTADIVEAEGLTLDEDGFALCMEKQRVKARENWKGSGEQGLAAIYKELHGSGITSDFVGYAEQTAYSTVSAIVKGGVLVEEANAGDEVEIVTAKTPFYGESGGQAGDTGTISTGAAHVEVESTSRPFTDLIVHRGKVVSGNIRNGEAVDLKVASANRSATARNHTATHLLQAALREVLGDHVKQAGSLVTPDRLRFDFTHFSPMTAEEIRRVEVLVNGHIMANDSVDAREMPAAEALAAGATALFGEKYGDVVRVVRVGDVSSELCGGTHVHGAGEIGLFKIISEAGIAAGVRRIEAQTGHGALAVVHQMEDEQRSIATLLKAEGVSTLDRVEKLLAGQRELQKELDALQAKMNASKSADLIQQVREQNGIKILAVKVDGDAKGLRELSDTLKERIGSGIIVLGAGDAAKANLLVAVTSDLTSRWKAGDIIKAIAPIVGGNGGGKPELAQAGGTKPENLAEALEAVYRIIG from the coding sequence ATGACAGGCAAAGAGATCCGGGCGCAGTTCTTCAACTTCTTTCAGAAAAAGGGCCACACCCTGGTGGAGAGCTCGAACCTCATCCCGAAGAACGATCCCACCCTGCTGTTCACCAACGCAGGTATGAACCAGTTCAAGGACGTGTTCCTCGGCCTTGAGAAGCGCGATTACAACCGGGCCGTCTCCTCGCAGAAATGCGTCCGCGCTGGCGGCAAGCACAACGACCTCGAAAACGTCGGCCGCACCGCGCGCCACCACACCTTCTTCGAGATGCTGGGCAACTTCTCTTTCGGCGACTACTTCAAGAAAGAAGCGATCGCCTTCGCCTGGGAATTCCTCACCGTCGAACTCGGCCTCTCAAAGGACCGCCTCTACGTCACCGTGTACAACGACGACGACGAAGCCGCCGACATCTGGCACACCCAGGAAGGGGTACCGCGCGAGCGCATCTACCGCTTCGGCGAGAAGGACAACTTCTGGGCCATGGGCGATACCGGCCCCTGCGGCCCCTGCTCCGAGATCTTCTGGGACAACGGCCCCGGCACCGGCTGCGGCTCCCCTGACTGCGCCGTCGGCTGCGACTGCGATCGCTACATGGAGATCTGGAACAACGTCTTCATGCAGTTCAACCGCGACAAGGACGGCACCTTGACCCCGCTCCCGAAACCCTCCGTCGACACCGGCATGGGCCTCGAGCGCATCTCCGCCGTCATGCAGGGGGTCACCTCTAACTACGACACCGACCTGATCCAGGGGATCATTCGCCACATCGAGGGGATCTGCGGCAAGAAGTACCGCGCCGACGAGAAGGACGACGTCTCCATGCGCGTCATCGCCGACCACTCCCGCGCCACCACCTTCCTGATCTGCGACGGCGTGCTCCCCTCCAACGAGGGACGCGGCTACGTGCTCAGGCGCATCATGCGCCGCGCCGCGCGCCACGCCAAGATGCTGGGCGTGTCCGAGCCGATGCTCTACAAGGTGGTCGACGCTGTCAACATGATGATGGGCGATGCCTACCCGGAACTGCTCGAGCGCGAGCACTACGTGAAGAAGGTGATCAAGGCGGAGGAGGAGCGCTTCATCGAGACTCTCGACCGCGGCCTCGCCATCCTCAACGAGGAGACTGCAGCCCTGAAAGCCAAGGGTGACACCGTGCTCTCCGGCGAAGTGATCTTCAAGCTCTACGACACCTTCGGCTTCCCGGTCGACCTCACCGCCGATATCGTCGAGGCGGAAGGGCTCACCCTTGACGAGGACGGCTTCGCCCTGTGCATGGAGAAACAGCGCGTCAAGGCGAGGGAAAACTGGAAAGGCTCCGGCGAGCAGGGCCTTGCCGCCATCTACAAGGAACTGCACGGCTCCGGCATCACTAGCGACTTCGTGGGCTACGCCGAGCAGACCGCCTACTCCACCGTGAGCGCTATCGTCAAGGGAGGCGTGCTGGTCGAAGAGGCCAACGCCGGGGACGAGGTCGAAATCGTCACCGCCAAGACCCCCTTCTACGGCGAGTCCGGCGGCCAGGCGGGCGACACCGGCACCATCTCCACCGGCGCCGCGCATGTCGAAGTGGAAAGCACCAGCCGCCCCTTCACCGACCTGATCGTGCACCGCGGCAAGGTGGTGTCCGGCAACATCCGTAACGGCGAGGCCGTGGACCTGAAGGTTGCCTCGGCCAACCGCTCTGCGACCGCGAGAAACCACACCGCGACCCACCTGTTGCAAGCGGCGCTGCGCGAGGTGCTGGGCGACCACGTCAAGCAGGCAGGCTCCCTGGTCACCCCGGACCGTCTGCGCTTCGACTTCACCCACTTCAGCCCGATGACCGCCGAGGAAATCCGCAGGGTCGAGGTCCTGGTCAACGGCCACATCATGGCCAACGACAGTGTCGACGCCCGCGAGATGCCGGCTGCCGAGGCCCTGGCCGCAGGCGCGACCGCGCTCTTCGGCGAGAAGTACGGCGACGTGGTGCGCGTGGTGCGCGTGGGCGACGTCTCCTCCGAACTGTGCGGCGGCACCCACGTGCACGGCGCAGGCGAGATCGGCCTCTTCAAGATCATCTCCGAGGCGGGTATCGCCGCCGGCGTGAGGCGCATCGAGGCCCAGACCGGGCACGGCGCGCTGGCCGTGGTGCACCAGATGGAAGACGAGCAGAGAAGCATCGCGACCCTTTTGAAGGCAGAAGGGGTCAGCACCCTCGACCGCGTAGAGAAGCTCCTGGCCGGCCAGCGCGAGCTGCAGAAGGAACTCGACGCGCTGCAGGCGAAGATGAACGCCTCCAAGTCCGCCGACCTGATCCAGCAGGTGCGCGAGCAAAACGGCATCAAGATCCTGGCGGTCAAGGTTGACGGCGATGCCAAGGGGCTGCGCGAGCTCTCCGACACGCTCAAGGAGCGCATCGGTTCCGGCATCATCGTGCTGGGCGCAGGCGACGCCGCCAAGGCGAACCTGCTGGTGGCGGTCACATCCGACCTCACCTCGCGCTGGAAGGCGGGCGACATCATCAAGGCCATCGCTCCCATCGTGGGCGGCAACGGCGGTGGCAAGCCCGAACTGGCCCAGGCAGGCGGCACCAAGCCGGAGAACCTCGCCGAGGCGCTCGAGGCGGTGTACCGCATCATAGGGTAG
- a CDS encoding hybrid sensor histidine kinase/response regulator has product MLELTANHTQELLQDRDKKTILIVDDEGVIRDLCKRVLNDYHIVEAGDGQEAYEIFLRGGVDVILTDVMMPRMDGIELLKKLKEREPTMVVIIMTGFADKDLILKALKADADDFITKPLNLLQLKSAISKALVKKALKDEIANLRNLDRFKTVFLSLISHKFRTPITSISLFLQNLASGIIDPSDAGTKEHIKLIYNEACYLGNLVTDLLTFSSVMDSGVGLHLEPCTLNLLLPKLLQEAREVADRPGVTAHITQDTVPALMLDRDKVSFAVRQVIDNAIKFSKETGVVCVTLRNLEDQCEITVQDNGIGIPTEQLPKLFEKFYQVDAEHTGQVRGFGLGLFYVREFIRMHGGTVSIDSEENVGTRVVITLPNKASQSP; this is encoded by the coding sequence ATGCTCGAACTGACCGCCAATCACACCCAGGAACTCCTGCAGGACAGGGACAAGAAAACCATCCTCATCGTCGACGATGAAGGGGTGATCCGCGACCTGTGCAAGCGGGTGCTCAACGACTACCACATCGTCGAGGCGGGGGACGGCCAGGAGGCGTACGAGATCTTCCTGCGCGGCGGCGTCGACGTCATCCTCACCGACGTCATGATGCCCCGCATGGACGGCATCGAGCTGCTGAAAAAACTCAAAGAACGCGAGCCGACCATGGTGGTCATCATCATGACCGGCTTCGCCGACAAGGACCTGATCCTCAAGGCCCTGAAAGCCGACGCAGACGACTTCATCACCAAGCCGCTCAACCTGCTGCAGTTGAAGAGCGCCATCAGCAAGGCGCTCGTCAAAAAAGCACTTAAGGACGAGATCGCCAACCTCAGGAACCTCGACCGCTTCAAGACCGTATTCCTGTCGCTCATCTCCCACAAGTTCCGCACCCCCATCACCTCCATTTCACTGTTCCTGCAGAACCTCGCCTCCGGCATCATCGATCCGTCCGACGCGGGGACCAAGGAACACATCAAGCTGATCTACAACGAGGCGTGCTACCTGGGCAACCTGGTCACCGACCTGCTCACCTTCTCCTCGGTCATGGACAGCGGCGTCGGGCTGCACCTGGAGCCCTGCACCCTCAACCTGCTGCTGCCCAAGCTTCTGCAGGAAGCCCGGGAGGTCGCAGACCGTCCCGGCGTCACCGCCCACATCACCCAGGACACCGTTCCGGCACTTATGCTGGACCGCGACAAGGTGAGCTTCGCCGTGCGCCAGGTGATCGACAACGCCATCAAATTCTCCAAGGAAACTGGTGTGGTCTGTGTCACGCTGCGCAACCTCGAGGACCAGTGCGAGATCACCGTGCAGGACAACGGCATCGGCATCCCGACCGAACAGCTCCCCAAGCTGTTCGAGAAGTTCTACCAGGTCGACGCGGAGCACACCGGTCAGGTGCGCGGTTTCGGACTCGGCCTGTTCTACGTGCGCGAGTTCATCCGGATGCACGGCGGCACCGTCAGCATCGATAGCGAGGAAAACGTCGGCACCCGCGTCGTCATCACACTCCCCAACAAAGCCAGCCAAAGCCCCTGA
- the argB gene encoding acetylglutamate kinase: MQHLIEKASTLMEALPYIRRFSGKTIVIKYGGHAMAEEKLRKSFALDIILLKYIGINTVVVHGGGPQINETLKRYGIVSEFVKGMRVTDAETMGVVEMVLTGQVNREVVGYINQHGGRAAGLSGKDGSLLLCEKLLQEIRREDGGVEMVDIGFVGDVVEVNPAILQALEKGGFIPVIAPVGVGRDGQSYNINADVVAGKVAAALGAEKLILLTDVSGVKDKQGELLSSIPLADVPALIDNGTVTGGMIPKVTCCTDALAAGVKKAHIVDGRIEHAILLEIFTNVGIGTEIQA; this comes from the coding sequence ATGCAGCATCTCATAGAAAAAGCCAGCACTCTCATGGAGGCCCTTCCCTATATCAGACGCTTCTCGGGGAAGACCATCGTCATCAAGTACGGCGGGCACGCCATGGCAGAAGAGAAGCTGAGAAAGTCTTTTGCCCTCGACATCATCCTGCTCAAGTACATAGGCATCAATACCGTGGTAGTGCACGGTGGCGGTCCCCAGATCAACGAGACACTGAAGCGCTACGGCATAGTGTCAGAGTTTGTCAAAGGGATGCGCGTCACCGACGCGGAGACCATGGGCGTGGTCGAGATGGTGCTGACCGGCCAGGTGAACCGCGAGGTGGTCGGCTACATCAACCAGCATGGCGGCCGCGCCGCCGGTCTTTCCGGCAAGGACGGAAGTCTCTTGCTCTGCGAAAAGCTGCTCCAGGAAATCCGACGAGAGGACGGCGGGGTCGAGATGGTCGACATCGGCTTCGTGGGCGACGTCGTCGAAGTGAACCCCGCCATTCTGCAGGCATTGGAAAAGGGTGGCTTCATCCCGGTGATCGCGCCGGTAGGCGTGGGGCGTGACGGGCAGAGTTACAACATCAACGCGGACGTGGTAGCCGGCAAGGTCGCCGCCGCGCTGGGCGCCGAGAAGCTGATCCTGCTTACCGACGTCTCCGGTGTGAAGGACAAGCAAGGGGAGCTTCTTTCCAGCATCCCGCTCGCCGACGTCCCCGCGTTGATCGACAACGGCACCGTCACCGGCGGCATGATCCCGAAAGTGACCTGCTGCACCGACGCGCTCGCCGCAGGCGTGAAGAAAGCGCACATCGTGGACGGCCGGATCGAGCACGCCATCCTTCTGGAGATCTTCACAAACGTCGGGATAGGGACAGAGATACAGGCGTAA